AATTGTCAAGCGCGAGGTCGTCAGGAAGGCGATAAAGGATAAGATCGCAAAGGCAGGCGCGGGTCTCCAGAAAAGGGAATAGAAAAAATAAAGGGATCAATAACTTTTTTTAAATAAATTTTGAAGCCATAGATTTTCTGGAGATTCACAAAGGAATGAATAAAAAATATTTCCCTATATCAAACAATGGCGTCTCAATCCCTGCAGTCCTCTGGGGGAAACCGGGTAAAAGACTATTGATTGAAGTGCACGGGAATTATTCAGGTAAAGAAGATACGGTTATAGCGATGATGGCACAAATCGCCGTATCCGCCGGTTACCGGGCCTTAAGCTTTGATCTTCCGATGCATGGAGAACGACAGGATGACAATTATGAATGCAATCCTCAAAATTGCGTAAGCGATCTTAAGGCGGTCTACGATTATGCAGAAACGATTTCGTCGGAAATCAGTTTATTCGCATGCAGTATCGGTGCCTATTTCAGCCTCCTTGCATATCATGATCTTGATTTGGAGCAAATCCTGTTCCTGTCCCCGGTTGTGAATATGGAACGTCTTATCGACAATATGATGAAAAAATACGGTATAAGCGAAGAGAGATTGAACACCGAAGGCAGGATTCAGCTCCCTGAAGGTCAGGTCCTGGATTATAATTATTACCGCTATGTGAAGGATAATCCGGTTTCATTCGAATGGAGATCGCCTACGTCGATTCTTTATGGTTCAAAGGACGATCTGTCGGAATGGGAAGAGATCTCAAAATTTTCATCAGGATATCAAGCGCCGGTTACGGTCCTCGAAGGCGGAGAGCATTTCTTCCATACCGACGAACAACTTCAGGCATTTGATTCGTGGGCGAGGGAGACTCTGGGCGGATCGATAATTTAGTTCTCCCTCCAGTTAAAGGAACAAATTCAGGAGATATAATGGACGA
This window of the Methanolacinia paynteri genome carries:
- a CDS encoding alpha/beta hydrolase, with translation MNKKYFPISNNGVSIPAVLWGKPGKRLLIEVHGNYSGKEDTVIAMMAQIAVSAGYRALSFDLPMHGERQDDNYECNPQNCVSDLKAVYDYAETISSEISLFACSIGAYFSLLAYHDLDLEQILFLSPVVNMERLIDNMMKKYGISEERLNTEGRIQLPEGQVLDYNYYRYVKDNPVSFEWRSPTSILYGSKDDLSEWEEISKFSSGYQAPVTVLEGGEHFFHTDEQLQAFDSWARETLGGSII